From the genome of Neodiprion pinetum isolate iyNeoPine1 chromosome 3, iyNeoPine1.2, whole genome shotgun sequence, one region includes:
- the LOC124214030 gene encoding U3 small nucleolar ribonucleoprotein protein MPP10: protein MKSSRVFHDIINVVEANTKKTENYLSIQAGASLEFRHTIKSLYDFTKEESGRMTEALPELITEGFDTEQIWQQLELQNEGELPHILTGVSRSLIAGKRLKLPVKLTRSDEQQSNSKSGLDQSLDGEQVSTYDSDLSDGDLSNLDIEGLGKQMRKKKSKRVAKRKTPPSIVDDKFFKLQELDEYLTKEDKREMQKGKSNEEDSDDADEESIDLFEYVSDNGSEDDETDPRLVKFKDFFDQPQSNDESNSETESNHFNEESENDTNLSVDEEETTEPHKKRVKFSVNDQSASSSSEEDESKKEGTTEIKSSLETRQERLRRKIEELEEAAISEKPWQLKGEVDAASRPQDSLLQEHVEFDITSRPAPVITEETTLKLEDIIKQRIKDKAWDDVEKKFKPVETPIEYKKKLVLDQEKSKLSLAQIYENEYLKQKEALNPDNEERETEEPKEHIEIRNMMHSLFSKLDALSNFHYTPKLARPDVKIVSNLPAVTMEEVAPIATSDATLLAPEEIKAKSRGDLIGRAERTETDMKRERRQKKLNQRDREKAKEKREKIVGKLKPGLGNKYSKEKAAKMIDSLSKERNISKIDETSGKTAKSSTAFFDQLQDQVNFHIKSKDGNVRKKKDKKALSAVKLKL, encoded by the exons ATGAAGAGCTCGAGGGTTTTCCACGACATCATCAACGTCGTAGAAGCAAACACcaagaaaactgaaaattatttgag CATACAAGCAGGTGCATCGTTGGAATTCCGTCACACGATAAAATCCCTTTATGATTTTACTAAGGAAGAATCTGGTCGCATGACGGAGGCGTTGCCAGAGCTAATCACAGAGGGTTTTGATACTGAGCAAATATGGCAACAGCTAGAACTCCAGAATGAAGGAGAATTGCCTCATATTCTGACAGGAGTCTCTAGATCGTTGATTGCGGGTAAGAGACTGAAACTACCTGTCAAGCTAACGAGGAGTGATGAACAACAAAGCAATAGTAAATCAGGCCTCGATCAATCTTTGGATGGCGAACAGGTCTCTACCTACGATTCAGACCTAAGTGACGGCGACTTAAGTAATTTAGACATAGAAGGACTGGGGAAGCAGATGAGGAAGAAGAAATCGAAAAGAGTGGCCAAAAGAAAAACACCGCCCTCGATAGTAGATGATAAATTCTTCAAACTCCAAGAATTGGATGAGTACCTCACGAAAGAAGATAAAAGAGAAATGCAAAAAGGGAAGTCGAATGAAGAGGACAGTGATGATGCCGATGAGGAGTCTATCGACTTATTTGAATATGTTTCTGATAATGGAAGCGAAGATGACGAAACTGACCCAAGACTTGTAAAGTTTAAAGATTTCTTTGATCAACCACAGAGCAACGATGAATCAAACTCTGAGACTGAGAGCAATCATTTTAATGAAGAATCTGAGAACGATACCAACCTATCTGTagatgaagaagaaacaaCAGAACCTCATAAGAAACGCGTTAAATTCAGTGTCAATGATCAATCGGCTTCAAGTAGTTCAGAGGAAGATGAATCTAAAAAGGAAGGGACTACAGAGATAAAATCCAGCCTAGAAACACGTCAAGAAAGACTGCGAAGAAAAATAGAGGAATTGGAAGAAGCAGCAATTTCAGAAAAACCTTGGCAATTAAAGGGTGAAGTTGATGCTGCATCTAGGCCACAGGATTCACTGCTGCAGGAGCACGTTGAGTTTGACATAACTTCCAGACCAGCTCCTGTGATCACTGAAGAGACAACATTGAAGTTAGAGGATATAATAAAGCAGAGAATAAAAGACAAAGCTTGGGACGATGTTGAGAAGAAATTTAAACCTGTTGAAACCCcaatagaatataaaaaaaagctgGTGTTAGACCAGGAGAAGAGCAAACTTAGTCTGGCACAGATTTATGAAAATGAATACTTGAAACAAAAGGAAGCGTTGAACCCTGACAACGAGGAACGAGAAACTGAGGAACCTAAAGAACACATTGAAATTCGTAATATGATGCATTCTTTGTTCAGCAAACTTGACGCtctttccaattttcattACACTCCAAAATTG GCCAGGCCTGACGTCAAAATCGTTAGCAACCTTCCTGCTGTAACGATGGAGGAAGTAGCTCCGATAGCCACAAGTGATGCAACTTTATTGGCACCAGAAGAAATAAAAG CAAAATCGCGTGGCGACCTGATCGGCAGAGCCGAGAGAACTGAGACGGACATGAAACGTGAAAGGCGTCAAAAGAAGTTGAATCAACGAGACAGAGAGAAGGCTAAAGAAAAGCGGGAAAAGATTGTTGGGAAATTGAAACCTGGTCTTGGAAATAAGTACAGTAAGGAAAAAGCAGCAAAGATGATTGACAGTTTGAGTAAGGAGCGTAATATTTCAAAGATAGATGAAACGAGTGGAAAGACGGCAAAGTCTTCCACAGCATTCTTTGATCAGCTTCAGGATCAAGTCAACTTTCATATAAAATCGAAAGACGGCAATGTGCGGAAGAAGAAAGACAAGAAGGCATTATCCGCGGTGAAATTAAAACTCTGA
- the tgo gene encoding aryl hydrocarbon receptor nuclear translocator homolog isoform X3: MFTIQMSAITHSMPGTDPSKIIEKRRAGSIGSDEDDPSGGKYGRMEDDSMQDKERFASRENHCEIERRRRNKMTAYITELSDMVPTCSALARKPDKLTILRMAVAHMKALRGTGNTSTDGTYKPSFLTDQELKHLILEAADGFLFVVSCETGRIIYVSDSVAPVLNYSQSEWYGTSFYSQVHPDDAEKVREQLSAAEPQHAGRVLDLKTGTVKKEGHQSSMRLCMGSRRGFICRMKVGSLQTSGDMAAAHGLHRLKQRNSLGPPARDGQSYAVVHCTGYIKNWPPTGDFVSPCVPGVGIGDRGQGGGVPGAPDGVVGDDSGSSHCCLVAIGRLQVTSTPNTSDLTGSNSNNEFISRHSAEGKFTFVDQRVGGILGYTPSELLGHPCYDFFHPEDLTHMRESFEQVLKLKGQVMSVMYRFRAKNRDWVWLRTSAFAFLNPYTDEVEYIVCTNTTAKSLHPGGEGQTEGENVSGYGQPSLDYSVHRHPAREAIYPAHQMMQHPATVATAGPQQARPSSAQNVYQGYETTQSPIAYGSPGQQSTSSSVLNRIPKPANTSPTPVQQAWTLRQQQPVTEGYQYNHQLSPSRSPSGPTYTQLSSGARTPAASYHAVTTVPNNPGMWGWQGQQHQGPHQAQQDGGQAGAPVANQGQGPHPSQGGPGAQPQELSDMLQMLQDQGGAPGFEELNMFNTNFE; encoded by the exons ATGTTTACTATTCAGATGTCTGCTATCACCCATTCTATGCCAG GGACTGACCCAAGCAAGATAATAGAAAAACGCAGAGCTGGCAGTATAGG ATCCGATGAGGACGACCCGAGCGGGGGAAAATACGGCAGAATGGAGGACGACAGTATGCAAGACAAGGAACGGTTCGCCAG CCGGGAAAATCATTGTGAGATTGAACGTCGTAGGAGAAACAAGATGACCGCGTACATCACCGAGCTTTCGGACATGGTGCCAACGTGTTCGGCTCTTGCTCGTAAACCGGACAAGCTAACGATCCTTAGGATGGCCGTTGCCCACATGAAGGCGTTAAGGG gGACCGGTAACACCAGCACCGACGGTACTTACAAGCCGTCCTTCCTAACGGATCAGGAACTAAAACACCTGATCCTTGAGGCAGCGGACGGTTTCCTCTTTGTCGTGAGCTGTGAAACGGGACGGATAATATACGTGTCCGATTCAGTTGCGCCTGTACTGAATTACTCTCAGAGCGAATGGTATGGTACGAGCTTTTACAGCCAAGTACACCCCGACGATGCTGAGAAAGTACGGGAGCAGCTGAGCGCTGCGGAACCGCAGCACGCCGGCAGGGTCCTCGACCTCAAGACCGGGACCGTCAAGAAGGAGGGACACCAAT CATCCATGAGACTTTGCATGGGCTCTAGGAGGGGCTTCATTTGTCGTATGAAAGTTGGAAGCCTTCAGACAAGCGGTGACATGGCCGCGGCACATGGTTTGCACCGTCTTAAGCAGAGAAACTCTTTGGGACCACCCGCAAGAGACGGTCAAAGTTATGCAGTAGTACACTGCACTGGTTACATTAAAAACTGGCCCCCAACCG GTGATTTTGTTTCCCCGTGTGTACCAGGTGTGGGTATAGGTGACAGGGGTCAGGGTGGGGGAGTTCCAGGGGCACCTGATGGAGTCGTTGGTGACGACAGCGGCTCGTCACACTGCTGCTTAGTAGCCATCGGACGTCTTCAGGTCACAAGCACACCAAATACCAGTGATTTAACTGGTTCAAACAGTAACAATG AATTCATCTCCCGTCATTCAGCTGAAGGAAAATTCACTTTTGTCGATCAGAGGGTCGGTGGAATCCTGGGATACACGCCATCTGAGCTCCTCGGACATCCCtgctacgatttttttcaccctgaAGACCTGACGCACATGAGGGAAAGCTTTGAGCAAG TACTGAAACTAAAGGGCCAAGTTATGTCGGTGATGTATCGATTTCGGGCGAAAAATCGGGACTGGGTTTGGCTCAGAACGTCCGCCTTTGCGTTTCTCAACCCTTACACGGATGAAGTCGAGTACATAGTCTGCACGAACACAACGGCCAAATCCTTGCATCCTGGTGGTGAGGGACAAACCGAAGGAGAGAATGTCTCTGGTTATGGACAACCTAGTCTTGACTACAGCGTCCACAGACATCCTGCCAGAGAGGCTATTTACCCAGCCCATCAAATGATGCAGCATCCTGCGACAGTTGCTACTGCAG GACCCCAACAAGCAAGACCATCCAGTGCTCAAAACGTTTACCAGGGATATGAAACGACCCAGTCACCAATAGCCTATGGATCCCCCGGTCAGCAGAGCACCTCCTCCTCAGTTCTAAATCGTATACCAAAACCGGCAAACACATCGCCGACTCCCGTTCAGCAAGCCTGGACACTCAGACAG CAACAACCTGTCACCGAAGGCTACCAGTATAACCACCAGTTAAGTCCGTCGAGATCTCCAAGTGGTCCAACTTATACTCAGCTTAGTAGTGGAGCTCGAACACCTGCGGCGTCTTACCACGCGGTTACAACAGTTCCGAACAATCCGG GCATGTGGGGCTGGCAAGGCCAGCAGCATCAAGGGCCGCATCAAgcacagcaggacggtggacAGGCGGGTGCACCGGTCGCTAATCAAGGCCAGGGTCCTCACCCCTCGCAAGGAGGTCCAGGAGCGCAGCCTCAGGAGTTATCGGACATGTTACAGATGTTACAGGACCAAGGCGGAGCCCCTGGTTTTGAGGAGCTCAATATGTTCAATACTAATTTCGAGTAG
- the tgo gene encoding aryl hydrocarbon receptor nuclear translocator homolog isoform X1, which yields MYGGSGSAGGGAGYAVGLHQGSGNAPVSGSYAGVSAPIGYQLGPNSGAPVSGGHSGSTPGSQLLSYPQGNAALSPHHIHQMQGTPSDASQTKRRRSDEDDPSGGKYGRMEDDSMQDKERFASRENHCEIERRRRNKMTAYITELSDMVPTCSALARKPDKLTILRMAVAHMKALRGTGNTSTDGTYKPSFLTDQELKHLILEAADGFLFVVSCETGRIIYVSDSVAPVLNYSQSEWYGTSFYSQVHPDDAEKVREQLSAAEPQHAGRVLDLKTGTVKKEGHQSSMRLCMGSRRGFICRMKVGSLQTSGDMAAAHGLHRLKQRNSLGPPARDGQSYAVVHCTGYIKNWPPTGDFVSPCVPGVGIGDRGQGGGVPGAPDGVVGDDSGSSHCCLVAIGRLQVTSTPNTSDLTGSNSNNEFISRHSAEGKFTFVDQRVGGILGYTPSELLGHPCYDFFHPEDLTHMRESFEQVLKLKGQVMSVMYRFRAKNRDWVWLRTSAFAFLNPYTDEVEYIVCTNTTAKSLHPGGEGQTEGENVSGYGQPSLDYSVHRHPAREAIYPAHQMMQHPATVATAGPQQARPSSAQNVYQGYETTQSPIAYGSPGQQSTSSSVLNRIPKPANTSPTPVQQAWTLRQQQPVTEGYQYNHQLSPSRSPSGPTYTQLSSGARTPAASYHAVTTVPNNPGMWGWQGQQHQGPHQAQQDGGQAGAPVANQGQGPHPSQGGPGAQPQELSDMLQMLQDQGGAPGFEELNMFNTNFE from the exons ATGTACGGAGGCAGTGGATCCGCCGGGGGTGGCGCGGGCTATGCCGTCGGACTTCATCAGGGTTCTGGAAACGCTCCGGTTTCCGGTTCCTACGCCGGGGTTTCGGCCCCGATCGGCTACCAGCTGGGCCCCAATTCTGGAGCTCCAGTATCCGGTGGACACTCCGGGTCTACCCCCGGTTCTCAGCTGCTTTCGTACCCTCAGGGTAACGCCGCCTTGTCGCCGCACCATATACACCAGATGCAAGGTACACCGTCCGATGCCTCGCAGACTAAGAGGAGAAG ATCCGATGAGGACGACCCGAGCGGGGGAAAATACGGCAGAATGGAGGACGACAGTATGCAAGACAAGGAACGGTTCGCCAG CCGGGAAAATCATTGTGAGATTGAACGTCGTAGGAGAAACAAGATGACCGCGTACATCACCGAGCTTTCGGACATGGTGCCAACGTGTTCGGCTCTTGCTCGTAAACCGGACAAGCTAACGATCCTTAGGATGGCCGTTGCCCACATGAAGGCGTTAAGGG gGACCGGTAACACCAGCACCGACGGTACTTACAAGCCGTCCTTCCTAACGGATCAGGAACTAAAACACCTGATCCTTGAGGCAGCGGACGGTTTCCTCTTTGTCGTGAGCTGTGAAACGGGACGGATAATATACGTGTCCGATTCAGTTGCGCCTGTACTGAATTACTCTCAGAGCGAATGGTATGGTACGAGCTTTTACAGCCAAGTACACCCCGACGATGCTGAGAAAGTACGGGAGCAGCTGAGCGCTGCGGAACCGCAGCACGCCGGCAGGGTCCTCGACCTCAAGACCGGGACCGTCAAGAAGGAGGGACACCAAT CATCCATGAGACTTTGCATGGGCTCTAGGAGGGGCTTCATTTGTCGTATGAAAGTTGGAAGCCTTCAGACAAGCGGTGACATGGCCGCGGCACATGGTTTGCACCGTCTTAAGCAGAGAAACTCTTTGGGACCACCCGCAAGAGACGGTCAAAGTTATGCAGTAGTACACTGCACTGGTTACATTAAAAACTGGCCCCCAACCG GTGATTTTGTTTCCCCGTGTGTACCAGGTGTGGGTATAGGTGACAGGGGTCAGGGTGGGGGAGTTCCAGGGGCACCTGATGGAGTCGTTGGTGACGACAGCGGCTCGTCACACTGCTGCTTAGTAGCCATCGGACGTCTTCAGGTCACAAGCACACCAAATACCAGTGATTTAACTGGTTCAAACAGTAACAATG AATTCATCTCCCGTCATTCAGCTGAAGGAAAATTCACTTTTGTCGATCAGAGGGTCGGTGGAATCCTGGGATACACGCCATCTGAGCTCCTCGGACATCCCtgctacgatttttttcaccctgaAGACCTGACGCACATGAGGGAAAGCTTTGAGCAAG TACTGAAACTAAAGGGCCAAGTTATGTCGGTGATGTATCGATTTCGGGCGAAAAATCGGGACTGGGTTTGGCTCAGAACGTCCGCCTTTGCGTTTCTCAACCCTTACACGGATGAAGTCGAGTACATAGTCTGCACGAACACAACGGCCAAATCCTTGCATCCTGGTGGTGAGGGACAAACCGAAGGAGAGAATGTCTCTGGTTATGGACAACCTAGTCTTGACTACAGCGTCCACAGACATCCTGCCAGAGAGGCTATTTACCCAGCCCATCAAATGATGCAGCATCCTGCGACAGTTGCTACTGCAG GACCCCAACAAGCAAGACCATCCAGTGCTCAAAACGTTTACCAGGGATATGAAACGACCCAGTCACCAATAGCCTATGGATCCCCCGGTCAGCAGAGCACCTCCTCCTCAGTTCTAAATCGTATACCAAAACCGGCAAACACATCGCCGACTCCCGTTCAGCAAGCCTGGACACTCAGACAG CAACAACCTGTCACCGAAGGCTACCAGTATAACCACCAGTTAAGTCCGTCGAGATCTCCAAGTGGTCCAACTTATACTCAGCTTAGTAGTGGAGCTCGAACACCTGCGGCGTCTTACCACGCGGTTACAACAGTTCCGAACAATCCGG GCATGTGGGGCTGGCAAGGCCAGCAGCATCAAGGGCCGCATCAAgcacagcaggacggtggacAGGCGGGTGCACCGGTCGCTAATCAAGGCCAGGGTCCTCACCCCTCGCAAGGAGGTCCAGGAGCGCAGCCTCAGGAGTTATCGGACATGTTACAGATGTTACAGGACCAAGGCGGAGCCCCTGGTTTTGAGGAGCTCAATATGTTCAATACTAATTTCGAGTAG
- the tgo gene encoding aryl hydrocarbon receptor nuclear translocator homolog isoform X2 → MYGGSGSAGGGAGYAVGLHQGSGNAPVSGSYAGVSAPIGYQLGPNSGAPVSGGHSGSTPGSQLLSYPQGNAALSPHHIHQMQGTPSDASQTKRRRSDEDDPSGGKYGRMEDDSMQDKERFASRENHCEIERRRRNKMTAYITELSDMVPTCSALARKPDKLTILRMAVAHMKALRGTGNTSTDGTYKPSFLTDQELKHLILEAADGFLFVVSCETGRIIYVSDSVAPVLNYSQSEWYGTSFYSQVHPDDAEKVREQLSAAEPQHAGRVLDLKTGTVKKEGHQSSMRLCMGSRRGFICRMKVGSLQTSGDMAAAHGLHRLKQRNSLGPPARDGQSYAVVHCTGYIKNWPPTGVGIGDRGQGGGVPGAPDGVVGDDSGSSHCCLVAIGRLQVTSTPNTSDLTGSNSNNEFISRHSAEGKFTFVDQRVGGILGYTPSELLGHPCYDFFHPEDLTHMRESFEQVLKLKGQVMSVMYRFRAKNRDWVWLRTSAFAFLNPYTDEVEYIVCTNTTAKSLHPGGEGQTEGENVSGYGQPSLDYSVHRHPAREAIYPAHQMMQHPATVATAGPQQARPSSAQNVYQGYETTQSPIAYGSPGQQSTSSSVLNRIPKPANTSPTPVQQAWTLRQQQPVTEGYQYNHQLSPSRSPSGPTYTQLSSGARTPAASYHAVTTVPNNPGMWGWQGQQHQGPHQAQQDGGQAGAPVANQGQGPHPSQGGPGAQPQELSDMLQMLQDQGGAPGFEELNMFNTNFE, encoded by the exons ATGTACGGAGGCAGTGGATCCGCCGGGGGTGGCGCGGGCTATGCCGTCGGACTTCATCAGGGTTCTGGAAACGCTCCGGTTTCCGGTTCCTACGCCGGGGTTTCGGCCCCGATCGGCTACCAGCTGGGCCCCAATTCTGGAGCTCCAGTATCCGGTGGACACTCCGGGTCTACCCCCGGTTCTCAGCTGCTTTCGTACCCTCAGGGTAACGCCGCCTTGTCGCCGCACCATATACACCAGATGCAAGGTACACCGTCCGATGCCTCGCAGACTAAGAGGAGAAG ATCCGATGAGGACGACCCGAGCGGGGGAAAATACGGCAGAATGGAGGACGACAGTATGCAAGACAAGGAACGGTTCGCCAG CCGGGAAAATCATTGTGAGATTGAACGTCGTAGGAGAAACAAGATGACCGCGTACATCACCGAGCTTTCGGACATGGTGCCAACGTGTTCGGCTCTTGCTCGTAAACCGGACAAGCTAACGATCCTTAGGATGGCCGTTGCCCACATGAAGGCGTTAAGGG gGACCGGTAACACCAGCACCGACGGTACTTACAAGCCGTCCTTCCTAACGGATCAGGAACTAAAACACCTGATCCTTGAGGCAGCGGACGGTTTCCTCTTTGTCGTGAGCTGTGAAACGGGACGGATAATATACGTGTCCGATTCAGTTGCGCCTGTACTGAATTACTCTCAGAGCGAATGGTATGGTACGAGCTTTTACAGCCAAGTACACCCCGACGATGCTGAGAAAGTACGGGAGCAGCTGAGCGCTGCGGAACCGCAGCACGCCGGCAGGGTCCTCGACCTCAAGACCGGGACCGTCAAGAAGGAGGGACACCAAT CATCCATGAGACTTTGCATGGGCTCTAGGAGGGGCTTCATTTGTCGTATGAAAGTTGGAAGCCTTCAGACAAGCGGTGACATGGCCGCGGCACATGGTTTGCACCGTCTTAAGCAGAGAAACTCTTTGGGACCACCCGCAAGAGACGGTCAAAGTTATGCAGTAGTACACTGCACTGGTTACATTAAAAACTGGCCCCCAACCG GTGTGGGTATAGGTGACAGGGGTCAGGGTGGGGGAGTTCCAGGGGCACCTGATGGAGTCGTTGGTGACGACAGCGGCTCGTCACACTGCTGCTTAGTAGCCATCGGACGTCTTCAGGTCACAAGCACACCAAATACCAGTGATTTAACTGGTTCAAACAGTAACAATG AATTCATCTCCCGTCATTCAGCTGAAGGAAAATTCACTTTTGTCGATCAGAGGGTCGGTGGAATCCTGGGATACACGCCATCTGAGCTCCTCGGACATCCCtgctacgatttttttcaccctgaAGACCTGACGCACATGAGGGAAAGCTTTGAGCAAG TACTGAAACTAAAGGGCCAAGTTATGTCGGTGATGTATCGATTTCGGGCGAAAAATCGGGACTGGGTTTGGCTCAGAACGTCCGCCTTTGCGTTTCTCAACCCTTACACGGATGAAGTCGAGTACATAGTCTGCACGAACACAACGGCCAAATCCTTGCATCCTGGTGGTGAGGGACAAACCGAAGGAGAGAATGTCTCTGGTTATGGACAACCTAGTCTTGACTACAGCGTCCACAGACATCCTGCCAGAGAGGCTATTTACCCAGCCCATCAAATGATGCAGCATCCTGCGACAGTTGCTACTGCAG GACCCCAACAAGCAAGACCATCCAGTGCTCAAAACGTTTACCAGGGATATGAAACGACCCAGTCACCAATAGCCTATGGATCCCCCGGTCAGCAGAGCACCTCCTCCTCAGTTCTAAATCGTATACCAAAACCGGCAAACACATCGCCGACTCCCGTTCAGCAAGCCTGGACACTCAGACAG CAACAACCTGTCACCGAAGGCTACCAGTATAACCACCAGTTAAGTCCGTCGAGATCTCCAAGTGGTCCAACTTATACTCAGCTTAGTAGTGGAGCTCGAACACCTGCGGCGTCTTACCACGCGGTTACAACAGTTCCGAACAATCCGG GCATGTGGGGCTGGCAAGGCCAGCAGCATCAAGGGCCGCATCAAgcacagcaggacggtggacAGGCGGGTGCACCGGTCGCTAATCAAGGCCAGGGTCCTCACCCCTCGCAAGGAGGTCCAGGAGCGCAGCCTCAGGAGTTATCGGACATGTTACAGATGTTACAGGACCAAGGCGGAGCCCCTGGTTTTGAGGAGCTCAATATGTTCAATACTAATTTCGAGTAG
- the tgo gene encoding aryl hydrocarbon receptor nuclear translocator homolog isoform X4: MTAYITELSDMVPTCSALARKPDKLTILRMAVAHMKALRGTGNTSTDGTYKPSFLTDQELKHLILEAADGFLFVVSCETGRIIYVSDSVAPVLNYSQSEWYGTSFYSQVHPDDAEKVREQLSAAEPQHAGRVLDLKTGTVKKEGHQSSMRLCMGSRRGFICRMKVGSLQTSGDMAAAHGLHRLKQRNSLGPPARDGQSYAVVHCTGYIKNWPPTGDFVSPCVPGVGIGDRGQGGGVPGAPDGVVGDDSGSSHCCLVAIGRLQVTSTPNTSDLTGSNSNNEFISRHSAEGKFTFVDQRVGGILGYTPSELLGHPCYDFFHPEDLTHMRESFEQVLKLKGQVMSVMYRFRAKNRDWVWLRTSAFAFLNPYTDEVEYIVCTNTTAKSLHPGGEGQTEGENVSGYGQPSLDYSVHRHPAREAIYPAHQMMQHPATVATAGPQQARPSSAQNVYQGYETTQSPIAYGSPGQQSTSSSVLNRIPKPANTSPTPVQQAWTLRQQQPVTEGYQYNHQLSPSRSPSGPTYTQLSSGARTPAASYHAVTTVPNNPGMWGWQGQQHQGPHQAQQDGGQAGAPVANQGQGPHPSQGGPGAQPQELSDMLQMLQDQGGAPGFEELNMFNTNFE, from the exons ATGACCGCGTACATCACCGAGCTTTCGGACATGGTGCCAACGTGTTCGGCTCTTGCTCGTAAACCGGACAAGCTAACGATCCTTAGGATGGCCGTTGCCCACATGAAGGCGTTAAGGG gGACCGGTAACACCAGCACCGACGGTACTTACAAGCCGTCCTTCCTAACGGATCAGGAACTAAAACACCTGATCCTTGAGGCAGCGGACGGTTTCCTCTTTGTCGTGAGCTGTGAAACGGGACGGATAATATACGTGTCCGATTCAGTTGCGCCTGTACTGAATTACTCTCAGAGCGAATGGTATGGTACGAGCTTTTACAGCCAAGTACACCCCGACGATGCTGAGAAAGTACGGGAGCAGCTGAGCGCTGCGGAACCGCAGCACGCCGGCAGGGTCCTCGACCTCAAGACCGGGACCGTCAAGAAGGAGGGACACCAAT CATCCATGAGACTTTGCATGGGCTCTAGGAGGGGCTTCATTTGTCGTATGAAAGTTGGAAGCCTTCAGACAAGCGGTGACATGGCCGCGGCACATGGTTTGCACCGTCTTAAGCAGAGAAACTCTTTGGGACCACCCGCAAGAGACGGTCAAAGTTATGCAGTAGTACACTGCACTGGTTACATTAAAAACTGGCCCCCAACCG GTGATTTTGTTTCCCCGTGTGTACCAGGTGTGGGTATAGGTGACAGGGGTCAGGGTGGGGGAGTTCCAGGGGCACCTGATGGAGTCGTTGGTGACGACAGCGGCTCGTCACACTGCTGCTTAGTAGCCATCGGACGTCTTCAGGTCACAAGCACACCAAATACCAGTGATTTAACTGGTTCAAACAGTAACAATG AATTCATCTCCCGTCATTCAGCTGAAGGAAAATTCACTTTTGTCGATCAGAGGGTCGGTGGAATCCTGGGATACACGCCATCTGAGCTCCTCGGACATCCCtgctacgatttttttcaccctgaAGACCTGACGCACATGAGGGAAAGCTTTGAGCAAG TACTGAAACTAAAGGGCCAAGTTATGTCGGTGATGTATCGATTTCGGGCGAAAAATCGGGACTGGGTTTGGCTCAGAACGTCCGCCTTTGCGTTTCTCAACCCTTACACGGATGAAGTCGAGTACATAGTCTGCACGAACACAACGGCCAAATCCTTGCATCCTGGTGGTGAGGGACAAACCGAAGGAGAGAATGTCTCTGGTTATGGACAACCTAGTCTTGACTACAGCGTCCACAGACATCCTGCCAGAGAGGCTATTTACCCAGCCCATCAAATGATGCAGCATCCTGCGACAGTTGCTACTGCAG GACCCCAACAAGCAAGACCATCCAGTGCTCAAAACGTTTACCAGGGATATGAAACGACCCAGTCACCAATAGCCTATGGATCCCCCGGTCAGCAGAGCACCTCCTCCTCAGTTCTAAATCGTATACCAAAACCGGCAAACACATCGCCGACTCCCGTTCAGCAAGCCTGGACACTCAGACAG CAACAACCTGTCACCGAAGGCTACCAGTATAACCACCAGTTAAGTCCGTCGAGATCTCCAAGTGGTCCAACTTATACTCAGCTTAGTAGTGGAGCTCGAACACCTGCGGCGTCTTACCACGCGGTTACAACAGTTCCGAACAATCCGG GCATGTGGGGCTGGCAAGGCCAGCAGCATCAAGGGCCGCATCAAgcacagcaggacggtggacAGGCGGGTGCACCGGTCGCTAATCAAGGCCAGGGTCCTCACCCCTCGCAAGGAGGTCCAGGAGCGCAGCCTCAGGAGTTATCGGACATGTTACAGATGTTACAGGACCAAGGCGGAGCCCCTGGTTTTGAGGAGCTCAATATGTTCAATACTAATTTCGAGTAG